The Sus scrofa isolate TJ Tabasco breed Duroc chromosome 6, Sscrofa11.1, whole genome shotgun sequence region CTCCTGGTCATTGCCTGTGACCGCTTGCCCAGCACAGACAAGCGGTCGGGCGCAgtggcactgtggaaacaatACGTACGCTGACGGCGCTGGTCGGGGTGGCAACCGTCATGCCCTCGGAGGAGCGGCCCCGGCGTACGGCTGGGCTCGGGGCCACCCCTGTGAGCCTCTGCTTGGATGACAGCACCTGGTTGCTCTCTGAGCCCCGGTCCTTGGCTTTTCCTGCCGCCCTCCGACCCTTCTCTCCCCGTGCCCTGAACATCCCAGGCTCTGCTCTGGTGCATCTCATGCTGCTCCtaggaactcctctcctgagAGTCTACCTGCCCCCCACGTGTCGATGAGCTAGAGCCCATGCGAGGCCGTGTCAGTCTTGGTCCTTATTGCATGAAGGAGACTGACAGGCCCAGAAGCCTGCCCCAAGCCCAGCTCTGTGCTGAGCCAAGCTGAAGATGCTTGGCCCTGGCCCGCAAGTTGCTGAATTGAATATGAAAGACCCTGAAACCCAGGACTGGTGCAGGACCATAGCCCCTGCCTGAAGGCAGCACCCGCAGGAACCCGGAGGCATTGAATCCATTAGTCTGACCGGAGACGGCCTCGGGGAGGGACGTCGTTTGAGAACGGTCAGGACCTTGTCACACGGGCTCTGAAGACCAGAGGTCCCAGCGTGATGGAAACAGAGGTGGAGGGAATGCCAGCTAGTGAGGCTAGAAATGGCAGCTGAGGCATCGGGGCTACGCGGCATCTCACTGTGTTTTGTAAGCAGTGGGGGGCCGTCCTTGGAAGGTTTTCCTGACCAGACAGTACTTGCCCACGGCTGTTCTTGCGGGAGGGCGTGGAGAAGACCGGGCAGGAGGTGACGCATTGGCTGCcttcatcctcccctcccccgccccagtccCCGTTCTGCGAGGTCACCCCAGATGCACCTGCACAGGCGCTCTCGTCCACGAGCCCATTTGGGTCACGGCCTCTGTCTTCCTGCCTCCGTTCAGACCCCATTCCAGCCTAGCCTAGAATCATCCTACTCAGACACCGTTTGCCTGTCTTCATTCCcctgctctgctcagggggtCTTCACTCTGCCACTGAGGTGTGCCTAGAGAGTGCGGGGGCAGTAGGGGTGCAGGCCCAGGGAGCTCTCCAGCCCTTTGGAGCCTGGGAGCCTTGGCCCTACTCAGGGTCTAACATCTGCCCCCTGTGCTCACCGTCGACTCGGGGCACTGACCCTGCCCGGCACAGGCATCCTGTACTGGTGGCATCCTTTCAGATCCTCACAGGACACGCATTTGAAGAAACTCCAGCCAGAGCTGCTCCCCGCACAAAAGCCACGCAGCCTGGAAGCTCGGAGCTGGGGCCTGTTCGCGTTGTTACTTAGTGTTGTTTGCTTCCACCTGGAAAAGCTTCCGTTCCTCTTCAGCCAGGTCAGGCTCATTTCTCCTCTTTGAGGAATATCAGCTGATGAGCACTGTCTCACAGCGGAAGCTTTGGAGCTGGATAGGCTTGGATTCCAGTCCTCGGGGCTTCCTGATGCACCTTCTTGGGCCTCAGTGGTCCTGCCTGTAACACGCGGCTGACTCATATTTCGGAGAGTGGTCGTGGGGAGGGCGGAGTGGAGCCGTGTGCAGGGTGCGTGGCTTTGTGCTTGGTTCAGAGGAGGGGCTGGTGCTGTTACCAGGCCTGtggttcatttttcaaaaaacggTGGTGGGGGGAGATCATTCAGTCAGTGTTTTAATCTCGTGAAAAGATCTATAAGGTGTTTGTAGCTGTTTGACTCATTTCCTGGTCTTCAGAAATGATCGAGTAGTATTCTACATTTCATAATTGCTGGAGCTTTGCTTCATAATTAGCATTTCGTGTGGGTGCATTTCAGTACCAGGTCTGTACCCTGGCCTGGGGCAGATGCTCAGGAAGAAGCTCGTAgatagagttcctgttggggtgcagtgggttaaggacccaacgttgtctctgtgagattgtgggttcactccctggcctgggaacacccacGTGCTGTGGGCAGGGCAATAAACAGAGAAGAGCCTAGAAATTGACACCCATTGGGAAGCAGTGTTAGAATCCCATGCCTgaagctcccgttgtggctcagcagtaacggaccagactggcatccatgaagttgcgggttcgatccctggccttgctcagtgggttaaggatctggcattgccgtgagctgtggtgtaggccgcaggtgcggctcagatcccatgtggccatggtgtgggctggcagctgcagctcccattcagtccctagccggggggcttccatatgccacaggtgtggccctaaaaagcgaaaaggaaggaaggaaaggaagaaagaagaaacccaTGCCTCTGGTGGAAGCCCAGAGAAGGGACGGCCGGGCCGAGGGGGAGGCACAGACCAGGAAGACATCTGCAGCCTGCGGCGAGGGGCGAGAAGGAGGCGGGCGAGGCCGCGTAGATCAGAGGGGCTGGTGTCCAGCCGGGAGGCCTGGCGAGTGTGGCAGTTGGTAGGGAGGCTTTGGGGGTGCTGCCCCTTGGGGGTGAGGGCACAGATACCAGATGGCCCAGTGTGTGAGGAAATGGAGCAAGGGGACAAGATCGTCCACTCATTGAAGAAGTTGAAGAGATACTGCTGAAAGGGACAAGAGATGCTGGACTGCGGCTGGACAGAACCAATTAAGTCATTCTTCTTTGTCCTGAAAAGGGAAAGACTCAGATTCGACGGCAGAGCTGGCTCCATCGTGCAAGACATGAGATAAATAAGGCCTGAGGAGGAGGTCAGAGGGGAGGGCCTGTGGGCGGAAGGAGGCGTCTCCCTGCACAGGACGTGTGTGGGGTTGGAGGGGAAGCCGCTCTCCAggggtgagggcagggctggagcgGGCCGTCGAAGCTGAGGAGAAGACTTGGAATGGCTTGGCaaggtttaaaatttaaaaagaacaagaaggaacAGGTGCATGAATGCCAGCAGCCGAGAGTGAACGAGTCACTGCGAGCGCAGGTGGGGCAGGCGGAGCGCTAACAGCACGGGTGTCTCTGTGCCCTGCGTGGCGCTCTGCACCCGGCTCCGGGCAGCCTTCCTATTTAGGAGACGCCCTCTCCAGACCCCCTTCCAGGGCTTCCTGGGAGGAAGGGGCCAGCTTTGCCGTGTGCCCCGCGTGCCCTGTCCTCACAAGGCACTGTGGCAGGACTGTAGTCACCAGCAGTTACTGCGGCAGGGGAGCATCATCGCTAGTTACCTCTGCCTTAGGCAGACGGTGTTGACCGGCCGTTCGGGGAACCACAACCTGGGGACCTCACAGCTTCTTTTTTGCAGTCCAAACCAGGTTGCAGAAAAGGTGGCCTCCAGGATCGCCGAGGGCTTCAGTGACACAGCCCTCATCATGGTAAGTcaccttttgtttttgttcttttttccttttaagggctacatctgcggcatatggacgtttccaggccaggggtcgaatcggagctgcagctgccgggctgcaccacagccacagcaacgccagatctgagctgcatctgtgacctacaccacagctcacagcaatgccggatccttaacctgctgaacaagaccagggatcaaacccgcatcctcatggatactggttgggttcgtttctgttgcaccacaaagggaagtcTTGGTCAGTCACTCCTGACGGCTCCAGAGTTTTCTGTGTACCTCTTGCTAACATGGTGCTTTACCTGGGTCTGCGGAATCCATCGGGCCGAAGCCCTCTTGTGCCGTCTTCTCCCAAGTGCCGGCCTTGAGCTGCTGAACCGCAGGCCGGTGTGCTCACAGCACACAGACTTCCGGAGGTGGGTGTTCAGCGGGTCTCGGTccccaggctggcagcttcagcacCGCTTGGGAATTGGGTGGGAGTGCAGATTCTCAGTCTGTGTTAAATAAGCTTCCGGGTGATTCTTAGGGACGCTCTCGAACCGTTGAGTTGGGTCAGCCAGCACAGCTGAGGACCCCGAGGGTCAGTGGAGGGTCttcccaccccagctccagggCACCTGTCCCCCGGCCAAACCCTCTTTCCAGGTGTTTGGTTTATTTATAATCAGTCATCTGCCTCCAGGTTTTTCAGAATTTGAGCTGGAGGGTGTCTCTTTTATGCCTTCGTGCTTCGAGGCAGGGCTAGGGGTaggttggggagggaggcaggtggaTGGGTAGCCAACGGCAAGAgccttgttggagttcctgccatggctcagcggttaacgaatctgactagcatccatgaggacacaggttcaatccctgggctcactcagtaggttcaggatccagtgttgccatgagctctggtgtgccacggatctggcgtggctgtggctgtggagaaggccgACAGCtccagttccgattggacccctagcctgggaatttccatatgccgtgggtgcggccctaaaaagaaaaaaaaaaatttttaagagccATATTAATCTCAGTTCAGAGGGGATTCTCACAGGGAAGGCAGGAGTGAGGTTTAGAAGCTTCCCTTTTGTGAGAAAGCACTAAAGTCCGCAGTGTTTACCCTGCACGACGCACGGGTACCTTAGGCCCCGCTCTCGGGGTGTCGTGCGCTGTGAGGCAGGGCTCCTGCCACAGGCGTTGTTGACACTGCTCCTGGGAGAGTCCGGGGGGCCCTGTGGACGTGTGGAGGTGCCGGCTCTATGGCTCTGCTCACAGCACGTCCTTGTCTCCTGGCAGGTGGACAACACTAAGTTTACGATGGACTGCGTGGTACCTACCATCCATGTGTACGAACACCATGAGAACAAGTGGCGCTGCAGAGACCCACACTAGTGAGTGCCCCGATCCCCGGGGGGCCTCCCGGGCCTTGAGCCACGTGGACTAGGGCTGTTCCAGGCACCCAGCTCCCACGGGCAAGCTGACCCCAGCCTTCGGAGGTTCTTAAGCTGGCGTGCCCTCCAGGAGTGCGCAGCCCTCATGGAGAGATCGCGCGTGCTCCTTGCCCCCTGGAGGACTGAGGCCTTTAGGGTTCCCAGGCAGCTGAGGGACCCTGAGGGTCAGTGGAGGGtcttcccaccccagccccagggcgCCTGTCCCCAAGCCAAACCCTCTTTCCAGGCGTTTGGTTTATTGGTCGTCAGCCATCTGCCTCCAGCTTTGTCCGAATTTGAGCGGGAGGACGCTTCGTATTCCGTGTGTGCATCCTCACGTCTGAGTGTGCGTGTTCGCTCGGCTTCGTTGTTGTCTTCCTTTACGCCCTGCTGCCTGTGGCTGGTTTCCTGTTGACTGGCCAGCCCTCTGCTTTCATTAAGAGGCTGAGTTCTCTTGTTTCACCTCGTAGTGATTACTGTGAAGACTGGCCGGAGGCCCAGCGCATCTCCGCGTCGCTCCTGGACAGCCGGTCCTACGAGACGCTGGTGGACTTTGATAACCACCTGGATGACATTCGGAATGACTGGACGAACCCCGAGATCAACAAAGCCGTGCTGCACCTGTGCTAGGGAGGGGGTTCGGGGACCGGGCTCCGGGCGTTTCCACTGCCCCGAAGAGGAAAAGCTATTTTTAAGTGTAGATAAACGAGCTCGTGGCCTGGGTGGAAAGCTGGCCCGTTTCAGAAGTGGCCCGTGCCTTGGAGGAGGCTGGAAGGTCCTGTCCGTTGTCTGCCTCACGCAGAGCCTCTGGAACCGGGCCCGTCGGCCCGTCGGCCCGTCCCTGTGGCGTCCTTCCCAGTGTACGTTACGCTCATTCTCCAAATCAAAGCCACTCCTGCTTGTCCAAGATTGCTCCCATTAAACAGTTTTAATTAACCTTTTCTAATCTGGAGAGAATGCTTTTTAAGGCTTGTGAAcggtcttttaaaaaacaaaacaaaaaacccccatgCTCTACCTGAATGAGAGTGTTTGTGAGTTTTCACGCCGTCTGTGTCTGTGTCGTCCCGTCCCGGGATCGGGCGGGCGCGGGCTGCACCGGGGCTGAGCCCTGCTCGAGAGCGCGTGTGCCGTGCTCAGCGGGCCGGAGGCTGCAGCCGCCGACAGCCCTGCCCCACTGGGGTCGGGCTCCCGGAGCCGCCACGGCTCTCCACGTGGGAATAATGCCACCGTTGCCCGAGAAACCTTCATCATTAAGGGTAAAAACAAACCTTGTCGGGAAGGCAGCTTGGATGAGAGCACTGGGTGATGCTTCTCAACCAGAAAGCTTGTAAACCTGTggcaccaaaaaggaaaaatggatctGTGCTAAGATTGTCTTAAAAAGGCAAGAATCAGTCCTGAGGCCTGACTGACTGGCATGATTATCCAAATGGTTCTAATTTATGTCTTCAGAGCAGTTCTTCCTTTTGCAGTTGAAGCAgcgaaagcaaaacaaaacttagGCTCCCTGAGTTGCGCAGGGCACTGCCTGTCACTGTACTTGACACGTTGGGTCAAGCTGCTGAAGCCGGTCCTAGGAAGTCGACGGGAACCTAAATCGTTCCATtgcatgttttcttctttacGTGAATTATTTGGGGCAGAGTCGAGAGCGCTGTGCCCTTGCTACTGTCTTCTTTGACTACACGAAGGAAACTTAGAGCAGTTGGCATCATCTCTCGGAAGGGTTGATGACGCAGAAGCATTCGCTGTTTTCACAAGCAGCAACATCATTTCAGCACTGCTTACCATAGATATGTTTTATGTGGTCCACcagcttctctcctctctccacatACTGCTTCCCCTTGACTCCCTAAGCTCCCTCGTGTCCTGCAGGGAACACGAAGGAAGGGCCATGTGTCCGAGCTCGGGCTTCTCACGCTCCTCGCCTCAGACGCGGGGCCGTCGCGGATGGAGCACGGCGGACCGTCTTCCCGGCTGGGTTTGTGATGTTTCTGAAAAGAGAAGACTCTTCTCCAGCATGTACCACAGGAAAGGCTGTGTTCTCCGGGAATTAGAACAAACATGTGCTACTTCCGGTTCAAGGTCCGGGGAACTGGCAAAGCCTTTTGGAATCATAGGTGTGGCCGAGGCCAGTTTCAGGTTCACGGCCAAGATGGTCTTGTTTTCCCTGATTTTCACCCCTTTGTGGAATCCTTGTTCTGGATTCGCCCACCAGCTTCCCAGGAACGGGAGCCCGTCCACTTTGGATTTCAGCCTAGAGCCAGGGGCCCTTTCTGTGGCTGAGTCAGGCTTAGGTTTTCAGAAGAACGCATGTTAAATAAATACTCCAAAGGGAAGAATGTATCCACTGTCGATGAGCAAACAACACATCTCCAAAGTGCAGAGAGCTGCTCCTGCATGCGGGGGAAAGAGAACAAAAGCCTCTGCTGAGCCCCCGGCCCCCCGAGCTGggttccctccctcctgcctctccgGCCCTCGCTGTGTGGCCTCTGGGCCTCCCGTCCCCTTGACCCTAAGGACAGTCTGCACTCCCCCCGGGATTAAAGTGCGAGCCTGTCAGGTAGCCACAGAGACGGATTCATACCCTGCCTtttcctagaaaagacagaagcaGCCCCACGTGTGTTTGTGTGCTGAAGAGCTCATGGGCGAGAATGTTCCTGAGATTCTTTCCTGCTTCAGtctgagggggtgggagggggaggggggtggagctGGCCCCCGAGAACCAGCAGGTGTTTAAATCACTCTGGGGGACGCTTTTCTCTTCCACAGGATCCGTCTGTCCGGAGGCGAGGAGGACAAATGAATTCTTGATTTATACAAAAATACCACTTTCCACGTC contains the following coding sequences:
- the EMC8 gene encoding ER membrane protein complex subunit 8, encoding MPGVKLTTQAYCKMVLHGAKYPHCAVNGLLVAEKQKPRKEHLPLGGPGAHHTLFVDCIPLFHGTLALAPMLEVALTLIDSWCKDNSYVIAGYYQANERVKDASPNQVAEKVASRIAEGFSDTALIMVDNTKFTMDCVVPTIHVYEHHENKWRCRDPHYDYCEDWPEAQRISASLLDSRSYETLVDFDNHLDDIRNDWTNPEINKAVLHLC